Within the Tautonia marina genome, the region TTGGACTGAACGACTGGGAGACGTTTCCGGTCCTCGGATCAAGCAGCGAACTTGCCGCCGAGGAACCGCTTTGGTGGGTCTTGCCGGATCAGAACGTGATGGCGTTGTTCCGCGACAATCGCCGGGGTGGTTTCCTTTACCGCGCCTTCTCGACCGACAACGGAACGACCTGGAGCCGTCCGGTTCGGACCAATTTTCCCGACGCGACCTCCAAACTTCATGGAATTCGATTGAGCGACGGCCGCTATGTGCTCGTCTCCAACGCAAACCCGAAGCAACGAGATCCGCTGACTCTGGCCATCAGCGAGGATGGCATGGTGTTCACAAAGCTCGGCCGGCTGATCGGCGGTCGGCAGGTGGATTATCCGTACGTGCTTGAGCATGATGGCCGGCTTCTGATCGCATTCTCGGGTGGAAAACAGAGCGTCGAACTGTTGGAGGTTCGCCTCGAAGACCTGGATCGTGTTTCCAACATTCATGAGCCTTTGCACAAATCCGATCAGTGAACCCAATGCAGATCCCTCCCAGGATTCAGACTCGTCTCAGGAGCGCTCCGATGCCGAGCTATTTGCCTCGAAACCGCCAAGCCCTTTGGGTTTGTTTTGTGTTGATGCTTGGATTTTCTGGTCAGATGGAGGGGGCCGAGGATCTGGGGTACGACGGGGCACTAGAGCCATTGCTTGGTGCGTCTCGATTCGATCGACAGATCCTATTCGACAACGAGCGCTTCCCGAATCTGATTGTGGGTCGTGATGGAACCGTTGTGGCAACCTGGGGGAGTCGGCAGATCCGAGTGCGTCGGAGTGAGGATGGGGGACTTTCGTGGGGGCCGGAAATAGACGTGGCGGAAGGGATCCACGGTGGGGGAGCCCTGGTCGATGAGCGGACCGGAGACATGCTGCTGTTCGTTCATCCAGAACACCCTGCGAGAGATGGCTCCACCGCCCCTCGCACCGTTTACCGAAGCGATGACCAGGGAGTGTCGTGGATCGCGAGCGAGGCAACCTTCCTGAAGGACAGCCAGGGCTATGTGCCTTCACTTCACATGTGCGAACATGGAATAACTCTCGTCCATGGTCCTAACGCGGGCCGATTGATCCGGCCGGCCAGGGTCTATCAGCCTTCCCCCGAGCGTTACGCCACAGCGATCTACAGCGATGATGGCGGTCGGACCTGGCATGCCAGCGAGTCGTTTCCCCTGAGAGGGACAGGCGAGGGAGCCTTACTGGAACGCTCTGACGGTCAGTTAATCTATAGCGCTCGCCGGAGTTTTTTTCCAAGCGATGAACCGTTCCAGGCCGATCGGGTCTTTGCACGAAGCGATGACGGTGGGCAAACCTGGTCCGAGCCGTTCTCCTCCCCCGTCGTCCCTGATGGCCCTCGATACCGAGGCGAAGAGCGTCGAGGGGCCAACTACAACGCCCATTTCGGCATGATGTCCGGATTCACACGGCTTCCGGTTCATGATCGGGATATCCTCATTTATAGTAACGCCGATCACGACGGGCATGAACGGGTCCGTCTGACGGTGTGGGCCAGTTTCGATGGCGGGACGACCTGGCCCGTCAAGCGGCGTGTTCATGACGCTCAGAGTGCCTACTCGTCGCTCGCCGCCGGTCGCCCTGGAACACCGAGTGAAGGCTGGTTATACCTGCTCTACGAGCACGGAACCGAGACCGCTCAATATGTGGGAGGAACGCTTGCGCGGTTTAACCTCTCATGGATTCTCGAAGGAGAACGTACGGGAGATGGCGAGTTGCCTGCCTGGCTCGACGACGAGGATGCCCAGGCATTCCTTCAACCACCAAAGGTCATCACTGATCCGGGACCGGAATACTCGGGCGCGACGCGACAGTTTCAAGGAATTCCGAGTCTCGCCCGAAGCCGGGGCGGAAGGCTCTGGGCAACCTGGTACGGGGGACCAACTCCTGGGGAGGATCAGAATAACTATGTCATTCTAGTCACCAGTGATGATGATGGAATCACGTGGTCTCAAGAGCAGATGATTGTTGATCCCGATGGCGATGGTCCTGTTCGGGCATTCGACCCTCAGATGTGGCGTGATCCCGAGGGCCGGATGTGGGTCTTCTGGGCCCAGGCCATAGGGCACGCGGCGAGCCTTGGGGGAGTCTGGGCGATGGTCAGTGAGAATCCAGACGACGAAGATGCCCACTGGTCCGTTCCCCAACGTTTGACCGACGGCGTGATGATGGGGAAGCCGACCGTCCTCTCGACTGGCGAATGGTGCCTTCCTGCGTCGACCTGGAGGGAGACGGATCACAGCGCCCGAATGGTTGTTTCCACCGATCGGGGGAAGACCTGGTCTGTCCGAGGCGGTTGCAATGTTCCCCAGAAGGTGAGGTCATTTGATGAGCACATGATTGTGGAACGTGCGGACGGTTCGCTCTGGATGCTCGCCCGCACCAACTACGGAATCGGTGAGAGTGTCTCGACCGATCGGGGGCGGACCTGGACCGATCTTGAGCCGTCGGGTATTGCTCATCCCTCCGCTCGGTTCTTTGTTCGACGGCTTGACTCAGGGAATCTGTTGCTGGTCAAGCACGGCCCAATCGACGAGCCAACCAGGCGATCCCACCTGACCGCCTTTCTTTCCGAGGACGAAGGCAAGACCTGGTCGGCAGGGCTGCTGCTCGACGAGCGGACCGGAGTTTCGTATCCCGATGGCGTCGAGGGAGAGGACGGAACGGTTTATCTTATTTATGATTTCTCGCGCCAAAAGGAACGAGAAATTCTGATGGCCCGATTCACTGAGGATGATGTTCGAGAAGGAGAGGAGATTTCTCAGCAATTCGATCTGCGAATTCTCGTGAACAAGGCATCTTCGAACAATTCAAACGAATGACGGTCTCCTCGACCCTGACAGATTATCTTTCACTGATCAAGGACAAGGTTGTTGAAACACTCGACGCTGGCGTTGCTGATCGGTGGTCTTCTGCCCGCCGTACTGTTCGGTGTCTCTGGGGTGATGCAGAAGGCGTGCGCCCGGACCGGCATCGGCACCGGGCCGTATCTCGTCATCACGGGCCTGGCGGTACTGACGATTGGAGGATTCCTGACACTCGTTGATCAGGAGATCGCCATTAGTCGAAGAAGTGCGGCCTATACTGCCGTCTTTGGTGTGTTTTGGGCGGCGGGGGTTGGGTGCATTGCCATTGCCTTGCAGCGGTTTGGAGGGCAGATCAGCCAACTGGTCCCTCTCTATAATATGAACACGCTCATTGCGGTGTTCATCGGACTGATTGTCCTGGCAGAGTGGCGTGAGGTGCATTGGGGGCGTCTCCTTCTCGCGAGTCTCCTGATCATCTCAGGGGGTCTTCTCGCGGCCACGTCATCAAAAGCGGTCCTGGGCCCTTGACCTGGCACAAAGTGTCGGCGAGGTCGGCTCCGGCAAGCCGTCGGGGCTGGTGAGAAAACCGTGGTGGAGTTTCGAGCGATCCATTTCGGAGAGGAGGTGGTGATGCGTCGCCGTTATCGGGAAGTACTTCTGTGCTGTGGAGTGATCATCACGGCGATCGCCTTGGTTTCGGTCAATGGCTGGGCGGCACGGGATGAACCGTCTCATGCGCCAAACGATGCGGAGCGGATCGTTCAGCAACAGCTTGAGGCCTACAATCGACGCGACCTCAACGACTTTCTCGCAACCTATGCCGAGACGGTCATTCTCTCAAATTTTCCTGATGAACTACTCTCAACCGGCATTGATGCGATGCGGACTCGGTACGGAGCGTTATTTGACCGAACGCCTGATCTGCACGCGGAGATCACACAACGGATCGTGCAGGGTGATTACGTCATTGATCACGAACAGGGTACGGCTCAGGGACGTGAATTCAGCGCCGTGGCGATTTATGAGGTCAAGGGCGGGAAGATTCAACACGTCTGGTTTGTGCGATAAAGAGTTCTTCCTTGTGGGATGGACTCGTGACCCCGACGGGAAGGACGGGGCAGAAACGCCCTTTCCTCACGTCCTCGGTGCCTCTGGGCCTCTGAGGAGATCTCCGAGGGATGCGTATTTGTCGAACCCTTCCAGGATTCGAGAGACCTTCTCGATCCGAGCGTCGAGCGTGCCACTCAGGGTGAGGAAGGGAATGTGCCGGCTCAGGAGGTCTGCTCGGGTTTGTTTCTGGAAGATCGTCCTGTTCGCAAACCCAGACCGATCCCAGGTGTCGTCATAAGGGATGTCATCGTCACAGAGGAATACGAGGTCGTATCGCCTTGTGCTTTCGTCGGCCATTTGGGCCAATCGGGGGTGAACCCTTCCGTGATACCAGCGAGCGAACATGAACGTAGTCGTCACGTTGGTGTCGACGAAGAGGAATCGGTTGGCGTCAAGGATGAGTGTCTCCTCACGCAGAAGGTGTCCCTCGGCAATCTCTACCAGTTGCTCAGGAGAGAGCCGCCGATCCTGCTGATGGGTTTCCCAGTACGATCGCCCGTACTCGGGCATCCAACAGGTTTTGAACGTATGCGCAAGCGCCTTGGCGATCGTAGTCTTCCCCGTGGACGGTGCGCCGAGGAAGGCCACCCTGGTCACGAGGTCACGGTAGACCTCGGGGGAGAGGAACTGCCGGTGCGTGAACGGATTCGTTCGGATGGCCGTTCCGGAGATTGGCACTCCGGTTCGGGTTTCGTCCACGCGACAGTCCACGGCGCCCAGCGCCTTGCTGACATGCTCTCCGTAGAATTCACTTGAAAAGAAATGGGTAATCGTCCGTCCGTCGAGAATCTTGCGGAGGTAGTCGTCGTGCCTCTCCATGATCTCGGGCGTGCTGCCGACGATCGTTGGCCCATCCCACGCCTCAAGCACTTCGACGGTAGGATAGAGGGTTCGAATCCATCCGGCGCGCACGGGGAGGGGAACGGTTGTCGTCTCGGGAGCGTCGTAGACAATCACGATCAGGTGATCGGTTTGAGCGAGCGCCCGATCAATCACCCGTTGATGTCCCAGGTGAAGGGGAGCAAATTTTCCCAGGGTTAATCCGGTCTTCATCAGGGCTCTCATCCCTTTGATCGGACGGCCATCGAGTTCTTCCAGGCGAGCAACCCCATCACCGCCATGACCAAAAAGACCGCGTAGAGCACCGAGGTGAGGACAAGCGCCTTGCTGAGGTAAACACCGATTGCAACGACATCCACAGCGATCCAAACGAGCCAGGACTCAAGCCGTTTTCTTGTCATCAACCATTGAGCGACGAGGCTCGCCACGGTGGTGAAGGCGTCCCAGAATGGAAGGCTGGCATCGGTATACGAGGCCATGACAAAGCCCCACACGCCCGTCCCTGCGATCACAACCACGATCCAGCCAACCAACCCGTAATGGCTCAATCGAGAGACCGCCAACCTCCCGGAATCGGTGCCACCATGAAGCCAATGATACCAGCCATACCCCTGAAGCATCACGTAAATGACGTGAAGAATCAGATCCGAGTAGAGTTTAACCTCATAGAAAATCAAAAGGTACAGAAAGACTTGAATTAATCCCGTGGGCCAACACCAGATGCTCTGACGGATCGTGAACCCGACGCTCAGCAGCCCAAACACGACCGCAACGGCTTCGATCGTGGTCATGGTCGTCCCGTCTCGGAAGGGATGACCGAGGGATGTTCGCCCTCTTCTACGTTCTGAAACGTCACGTTCAGGTCGACCTTCGGATACGGCGTGCTGTCAAGCTCAGCGTATGGATGGATGAAGAAGTTCAAGGGTGGTCCTTGCTGAGAAGGAGCGAGCGTCAGGTTTCGGCCTCGACTGAATTCCAGTCGGTGCTGGTCGTGATGTCCAAAGAAATAGTCGCGTTTTGAGGGATTCTTCTCAGCCTCACTGGCATCGACCGGCACCCAACCCGAACTTTCGACATAGAGCTCCGCCCAGCAATGGTAACCGGAGATCGAGCCTTCTGTGGTCGCTTCGGGGATCGAGAGACCGATGGCAAATTGCGCCGGGATGCCCGAGGAACGAGCCATTCCAATGAGCAGTGCATGAAAATCGGTGCAATTCCCCTTCCCCACCTCGCACGCGAAGCGTGCATCGCCCCGCCCCCAGCCCGAGCCGGATTTGTCATAGGTCATGGAGCTGAGGACCGAGTCATAGATCGCTCGGGCTTTGGTGGTGTCATCCTTAAGCCCCCTGGTTGCCGCGATGGCACGTTGTCGAATCAGACCGTCGACGGGCACCAGGGGTTCGGGGGCCAGGAGACGCGATCGTTCCGCTCGGCCTGGAGGGGTGGGTCTGCCTCGGGCTTCCTGGCGGGTCGCGACGATCGTCGGGGTCACGGCGACTTCGGTTTCCGGTCGCTCGCGTCGCAGGTGGAGCATTCGGTTGCCGAACGTCCGCTCTCGTGAGAGGCTCACGGCGCCCGGAGCATCGATGGTCAACCGATGGATGGTCTGGTTCGCGTCGTCCTGCGGCACGGGAAGCCAGAGGTCCAGAACCTCGGCTGCTTCAGGAATGCCTCGGACTGTGGCCTGGTAGGTCAAAACCACGGTTCGGGATCGAGGGGGATCGTCGACCACACAGGCCGACGACGGCAACGCCCAGCACAGGAGGATCAACACCGGGAACAGAGAACGTTGGTGTGGTGGGGTCATCGAGGACTCTCAGGTGATTCAATCCAGAAGTGATTCAGAATGGACAAGAACTCTCTGGAGCGACGAATGCCTGGTGGATCGAGGAGCGACGCCGTTTCGATCAGGCTCCTTCGTTCAGGGCGTAGGTTCCCCCCATGTCTCGCTTCAACTTACCCAGGGCGACAAGCTCTTCCCAGACCTCGGCTGGATATCCAGGCGGGGGTGTGATTCCGGTGATCCCCGATCGCTTGCCGCCGCCTCGGCTCAGGCCTGATTCGTCGTCGAGCCGGGTCAGTTTCAGGCGCTTTTTGAACGCCTTCAGGGCTCGCTTGCGTTCGTCGTCTGTTGCCATGGCTGCCTCGTCAAACCGTTGGGATCGGCCCCGGAGCACCGGATGAGTCCGGGAGCCGGGACCGGTTCTTCGGCGTTCCTGCCATGCTGATGAGTCTCTCCTGTGGACGAGAGGGTATCCAGAGCCCACCGGGTTGGTGCTGATCCTCCGAGACGGACTGAGGAGCCCTGATTTCCGGCGCAATGCTCTCGTACCATCTCGAACCATGGTACGATACAGGCGAACACATTTCGTCCCGCGGAGGCTTTGCCATGTCGAGGAAGGCGGATCGGACGGCCCGAGGGCGAGGTTCCCAGATCCGGCCGGCGAACCGGTTTGGAGGCCCGTCGTACGAGGATGATTTTGAGCAGCTCGAATCCGATCCCGAGGGGCTGGACGAACACCTTGTCGCGCTCCGCAACCTGCCGACCGAATACCTTCCCGACCACTCGCGCAGCGTGGTTTCCAGAAACGACAGCCCAGACATTCCGTTTACGTACAGCCTCAACCCCTACCGGGGATGCCAGCACGGTTGCTCTTATTGCTATGCCCGACCGACGCACGAGTACCTGGGATGGGATGCCGGGCTCGATTTCGAAGCGAAGATTCTCGTCAAGGAGGACGCTCCGGACCTCCTGCGAGCGTTTCTGTCGAGGCCGGGCTGGGTGCCCGAGCCGATTGTGATGTCCGGGGTCACCGACCCCTACCAGCCGGGCGAACGTCGGTTTCGGATCACCCGGCGCTGCCTGGAAGTCATGGCCGAGTTCAGGCAACCGGTTTCGATCATCACCAAGAACGCCCTGATCCTCCGCGATCGTGAGTTGCTGGAGGTGATGGCCTCGGAAAATCTGGTTCATGTCAACGTAAGCATGACAACACTTCAGGCTGATCTCAGTCGGTCCATGGAACCAAGGACGAGCATCCCCTCGGCCCGGCTCCGGGCGATCCGAGCGTTGTCGGAGTTGGGAGTGCCCGTGAGGGTGCTGATCGCCCCGGTGATCCCCGGCCTGAACGACTCGGAAATCCCAGCAATCCTCCAATCCGCTCGCGAATCGGGAGCGACGGATGCAGGATTCCAGATTCTTCGGTTGCCCCTGGCGGTGGCCCCCATTTTCCAGGAGTGGCTTGGTCGTGAACAGCCGGGAAGGCAAGCAAAAGTCGAGCAGCGGATCCGAACGATGCGCGATGGGCGACTCAATTCAGTCGAATTCGGCAAGCGCATGCGGGGCGAAGGGGAGATGGCCAGGCGGATCGGCGACGTCTTTCGCCTCTTCGCTCGCAAGTATGGTCTCGATGGCGGCTTGCCCCCGCACGACTCCTCCCGCTTTCGAAGTCCGACCGCGGAGTCCGATCAGTTATGGTTGTTCTGATCGATCATCAACTGAACCTTCGGCTCGGTGACGACGTCTGATAAGGAGTGGTCCCATCGCAGGTCAGCGGAGGCATTCCGATGTCCAAGTGCATCCCCCAATCCGGCAAGCGAAACCGTCCGAAAACGACGGTGAAAGGGAAGCGGTATCGCTGCGCCTCGTGCCACAAACGAAGCCCGAAGCCCGTCAAAACCCCCGCTCCCTGGTCCTGTCCGAAGTGTCTCGAAGCCCGAGCGGCATCCCTGGCCGAAGCGGTCGAGCCTGACCATGATCGTTCACGCGTATTCTGATTCTTTAAACGAACGGACGATTCGAAACCGACGATCCCGACAGCCTTGGGGTATTCCGATCCCTCGAGCGGACCATCAGCCCGCTCGGGAACGGCTGACGGTCGATTCGATGACCTCGACCGCTCGGGCGACACCATCTTCCGTCCGGATGCGTTCCCCCAGGTGTTCGGCTCGACGGCGCATGGTATCGTCGTTGGTTGCCTGTTCGATCGCCCGAGCAAGACGTTTAGACGTCAGCCGACGTTGAGGAATCGCTCGGGGGCCGACCCCGAGGTCGGCGACAACGCGGCCCCAGTAAGGCTGATCGGCGGTGAACGGGCAGATGACCGTCGGCCGGCCGGACCGGAGACCGGCCGCGGTCGTTCCGGCCCCTCCGTGATGCACGACGGCTGCCATCCGGGGAAAGAGCCAGTCGTGCGGCACTGCGTCCACGCAGAAAAGGTCGTCGGAGGCATCGACGGGACCAACCCCTCCCCATCCGGTCGCCAGGAGTCCTCGATGCCCCGAGCTTCGGATCGCCTCGACGACCACGCGCGAAACCTCCTCGGGGTCATGGCTCGCCATGCTCCCGAACCCCACATAAACGGGCGGGGGACCGGATTCGAGGAACGCGACGAGATCGGGAGACGGGGTGGATTCGGGCTCGTCCAGGAACCAGAACCCGGTGGTGGAGACCGATGCGGGCCAGTCATCCGGTGGCTCGATCACACTTGGGCTGAAGCAATACAGTACCGGCCTGGGTGACTCACGAGTCGGGTCGGATCGGGATCGAGCGGGCTGTCCGAGCGCTTCAACGCGCCAGCGATCGACCGTGCCCCGCAGTGGAAGGGTCATCAGGTCGTACAGATCATAGCTCAGTCGGTTCAGTCCGCCGCCAAGGTTCCTGACCGGCAGTATCGGAAACGGAAAGCGCCGGGTAGGCGAGATCATCGGCAAATACAGTGATTCGAACGCGGGAATGCCGAGCGCGGCGGCGATATCCCAGCCGCCCAGGACCTTCGGGTGAAAGATCAGGCAGTCGGCTCCCTGAGCGGCCGCCC harbors:
- a CDS encoding exo-alpha-sialidase, whose amino-acid sequence is MPSYLPRNRQALWVCFVLMLGFSGQMEGAEDLGYDGALEPLLGASRFDRQILFDNERFPNLIVGRDGTVVATWGSRQIRVRRSEDGGLSWGPEIDVAEGIHGGGALVDERTGDMLLFVHPEHPARDGSTAPRTVYRSDDQGVSWIASEATFLKDSQGYVPSLHMCEHGITLVHGPNAGRLIRPARVYQPSPERYATAIYSDDGGRTWHASESFPLRGTGEGALLERSDGQLIYSARRSFFPSDEPFQADRVFARSDDGGQTWSEPFSSPVVPDGPRYRGEERRGANYNAHFGMMSGFTRLPVHDRDILIYSNADHDGHERVRLTVWASFDGGTTWPVKRRVHDAQSAYSSLAAGRPGTPSEGWLYLLYEHGTETAQYVGGTLARFNLSWILEGERTGDGELPAWLDDEDAQAFLQPPKVITDPGPEYSGATRQFQGIPSLARSRGGRLWATWYGGPTPGEDQNNYVILVTSDDDGITWSQEQMIVDPDGDGPVRAFDPQMWRDPEGRMWVFWAQAIGHAASLGGVWAMVSENPDDEDAHWSVPQRLTDGVMMGKPTVLSTGEWCLPASTWRETDHSARMVVSTDRGKTWSVRGGCNVPQKVRSFDEHMIVERADGSLWMLARTNYGIGESVSTDRGRTWTDLEPSGIAHPSARFFVRRLDSGNLLLVKHGPIDEPTRRSHLTAFLSEDEGKTWSAGLLLDERTGVSYPDGVEGEDGTVYLIYDFSRQKEREILMARFTEDDVREGEEISQQFDLRILVNKASSNNSNE
- a CDS encoding nuclear transport factor 2 family protein; the protein is MRRRYREVLLCCGVIITAIALVSVNGWAARDEPSHAPNDAERIVQQQLEAYNRRDLNDFLATYAETVILSNFPDELLSTGIDAMRTRYGALFDRTPDLHAEITQRIVQGDYVIDHEQGTAQGREFSAVAIYEVKGGKIQHVWFVR
- a CDS encoding AAA family ATPase — protein: MKTGLTLGKFAPLHLGHQRVIDRALAQTDHLIVIVYDAPETTTVPLPVRAGWIRTLYPTVEVLEAWDGPTIVGSTPEIMERHDDYLRKILDGRTITHFFSSEFYGEHVSKALGAVDCRVDETRTGVPISGTAIRTNPFTHRQFLSPEVYRDLVTRVAFLGAPSTGKTTIAKALAHTFKTCWMPEYGRSYWETHQQDRRLSPEQLVEIAEGHLLREETLILDANRFLFVDTNVTTTFMFARWYHGRVHPRLAQMADESTRRYDLVFLCDDDIPYDDTWDRSGFANRTIFQKQTRADLLSRHIPFLTLSGTLDARIEKVSRILEGFDKYASLGDLLRGPEAPRT
- the pnuC gene encoding nicotinamide riboside transporter PnuC; the protein is MTTIEAVAVVFGLLSVGFTIRQSIWCWPTGLIQVFLYLLIFYEVKLYSDLILHVIYVMLQGYGWYHWLHGGTDSGRLAVSRLSHYGLVGWIVVVIAGTGVWGFVMASYTDASLPFWDAFTTVASLVAQWLMTRKRLESWLVWIAVDVVAIGVYLSKALVLTSVLYAVFLVMAVMGLLAWKNSMAVRSKG
- a CDS encoding transglutaminase-like domain-containing protein; protein product: MTPPHQRSLFPVLILLCWALPSSACVVDDPPRSRTVVLTYQATVRGIPEAAEVLDLWLPVPQDDANQTIHRLTIDAPGAVSLSRERTFGNRMLHLRRERPETEVAVTPTIVATRQEARGRPTPPGRAERSRLLAPEPLVPVDGLIRQRAIAATRGLKDDTTKARAIYDSVLSSMTYDKSGSGWGRGDARFACEVGKGNCTDFHALLIGMARSSGIPAQFAIGLSIPEATTEGSISGYHCWAELYVESSGWVPVDASEAEKNPSKRDYFFGHHDQHRLEFSRGRNLTLAPSQQGPPLNFFIHPYAELDSTPYPKVDLNVTFQNVEEGEHPSVIPSETGRP
- a CDS encoding PA0069 family radical SAM protein — encoded protein: MSRKADRTARGRGSQIRPANRFGGPSYEDDFEQLESDPEGLDEHLVALRNLPTEYLPDHSRSVVSRNDSPDIPFTYSLNPYRGCQHGCSYCYARPTHEYLGWDAGLDFEAKILVKEDAPDLLRAFLSRPGWVPEPIVMSGVTDPYQPGERRFRITRRCLEVMAEFRQPVSIITKNALILRDRELLEVMASENLVHVNVSMTTLQADLSRSMEPRTSIPSARLRAIRALSELGVPVRVLIAPVIPGLNDSEIPAILQSARESGATDAGFQILRLPLAVAPIFQEWLGREQPGRQAKVEQRIRTMRDGRLNSVEFGKRMRGEGEMARRIGDVFRLFARKYGLDGGLPPHDSSRFRSPTAESDQLWLF
- a CDS encoding glycosyltransferase, with protein sequence MTITILTVGTMGDVRPFVALGLGLKRAGHTVILATGTNFEGFVTSHGLSFAPMRADFLALVQSDEGKELLRGSPIAAFRALRTTMPPLVRQILDDSWAAAQGADCLIFHPKVLGGWDIAAALGIPAFESLYLPMISPTRRFPFPILPVRNLGGGLNRLSYDLYDLMTLPLRGTVDRWRVEALGQPARSRSDPTRESPRPVLYCFSPSVIEPPDDWPASVSTTGFWFLDEPESTPSPDLVAFLESGPPPVYVGFGSMASHDPEEVSRVVVEAIRSSGHRGLLATGWGGVGPVDASDDLFCVDAVPHDWLFPRMAAVVHHGGAGTTAAGLRSGRPTVICPFTADQPYWGRVVADLGVGPRAIPQRRLTSKRLARAIEQATNDDTMRRRAEHLGERIRTEDGVARAVEVIESTVSRSRAG